In Ruminiclostridium papyrosolvens DSM 2782, the following proteins share a genomic window:
- a CDS encoding alpha/beta hydrolase: protein MELELIKYLPETDLEFPPLLFIHGAYHGAWCWEENFLAYFSSRGFSSYAVSFRGHGKSVINEELNTCSLSDYVEDVLKTIELLGQRPVLIGHSMGGAIVQKISYLYPDKITAAVLMSSVPPSGFVKEYWRLLLTNLRKVLAINLFNKGENVEFPADLFLSDQLPMKKRSDIISLLQPESTKALGDLCRRIVPKSINNKVPMLVLGSLSDRFFTAATAVSTCKAYNTKLVVFPEISHDMMLDPNWGAAADEIFAFLHKLTPDVRR from the coding sequence ATGGAACTGGAATTAATAAAGTATTTACCTGAAACGGACTTAGAATTCCCTCCCCTTCTTTTCATCCATGGGGCATATCATGGAGCCTGGTGCTGGGAAGAAAATTTTCTTGCATACTTTTCGTCACGAGGATTTTCCTCTTATGCTGTTAGCTTCCGGGGGCACGGCAAAAGCGTTATCAATGAAGAACTAAATACCTGTTCGTTGAGTGATTATGTGGAGGATGTTTTGAAAACCATAGAGTTGTTAGGGCAAAGACCGGTTTTAATCGGTCACTCGATGGGAGGAGCGATTGTTCAAAAAATATCGTATTTATATCCGGATAAAATAACCGCGGCAGTTTTAATGTCCTCGGTTCCTCCCAGTGGATTTGTAAAAGAATATTGGAGGTTATTATTAACAAATTTGCGGAAGGTACTTGCAATAAATTTGTTTAATAAAGGAGAAAATGTTGAATTTCCGGCAGACCTATTTTTATCCGATCAGTTACCGATGAAGAAAAGGAGTGACATCATAAGTTTGCTTCAACCGGAATCGACAAAAGCACTTGGTGATTTGTGCAGACGAATAGTTCCGAAGTCCATAAACAATAAGGTTCCGATGTTGGTACTAGGTTCACTGAGCGACAGGTTTTTTACTGCGGCAACCGCCGTTTCTACTTGCAAGGCTTATAACACAAAATTGGTCGTATTTCCAGAAATCAGCCATGACATGATGTTGGATCCCAATTGGGGAGCTGCGGCTGACGAAATTTTTGCTTTTTTGCATAAATTAACGCCCGATGTCAGGAGGTAA
- the fabD gene encoding ACP S-malonyltransferase produces the protein MVTYLFPGQGSQIKGMGGMLFDEFPAITTKADEILGYSIKELCLKDSGRQLSQTQYTQPALYTVNVLSYLKKIKETGRKPDYLAGHSLGEYSALFAANIFDFETGLKLVKKRGELMSQAIGGGMAAVLGLKDEKVEEILMDNGFDTIQIANYNSPTQIIVSGLKADIERASGLFSQMEGVRYIPLNVSGAFHSRYMKDAKERFEEYLNQFTFSELSIPVISNVHAKIYKPEIIKKNLAMQIIQPVKWTESIRYLMGVGEMEFEEIGPGDVLTKLVQKIREQAEPLVITDDEETEGIQEQSCNTSLGITAYSLGDAGFKKDYNLKYVYLTGAMYRGIASKEMVVSMGKAGMMGFFGTGGLKLNQIEEAIKYIQKELSGGQAYGMNLLHNPNNPEKEEDIADLYIKYRVKNVEASAYMSITPALIKYRVQGLRRNPDGTVSGSNRIIAKVSRPEIAEIFLSPAPERIVDKMVQENRITREQAELLEEIPVADDLCVEADSGGHTDGGVAYALMPAMTKLRDEMTNRYGYRKKVRVGAAGGIGTPAAAAAAFILGADFILTGSVNQCTVEAGTSEAVKDLLQQMNVQDTEYTPAGDMFEIGAKVQVLRRGVFFPARANKLYELYRQYNSLDEIDEKNKKQIQKKYFKRSFEEIYEEVKQYCLPQEIENAERNQKQKMALIFRWYFGYATDLALNGTSGQQVDYQVLCGPALGAFNQWVKGTPLENWRNRHVDQIGEKLMNDTAELLNQRVGSISSYFSPSL, from the coding sequence ATGGTTACATATCTTTTCCCCGGTCAAGGTTCTCAAATCAAAGGGATGGGAGGGATGCTCTTCGATGAATTTCCTGCAATAACAACAAAAGCAGATGAGATACTCGGTTATTCCATTAAAGAGTTGTGTCTTAAAGACTCAGGACGTCAGTTGAGCCAAACTCAATATACCCAGCCGGCACTATATACTGTTAATGTTCTGTCTTATCTAAAAAAGATAAAGGAAACGGGGAGGAAGCCGGACTATTTGGCTGGGCATAGTTTGGGGGAATATAGTGCACTATTTGCTGCAAATATTTTTGATTTTGAAACAGGACTGAAGTTGGTAAAAAAGAGAGGAGAACTGATGAGCCAGGCAATTGGCGGAGGCATGGCTGCAGTACTTGGATTAAAAGACGAAAAAGTCGAAGAGATATTAATGGACAACGGTTTCGATACCATACAAATTGCCAACTACAATTCACCAACCCAGATCATAGTTTCCGGCCTCAAGGCTGATATTGAAAGAGCAAGTGGTTTGTTTTCCCAAATGGAAGGTGTAAGGTATATCCCTCTTAACGTGAGTGGGGCATTTCACTCCAGATATATGAAAGATGCGAAAGAAAGGTTCGAAGAATATCTGAACCAATTTACATTTTCGGAATTATCTATACCGGTTATATCAAATGTCCATGCCAAAATCTACAAACCCGAGATAATAAAGAAGAATTTAGCCATGCAAATTATCCAGCCGGTTAAATGGACAGAGAGTATAAGGTATTTAATGGGGGTTGGAGAAATGGAGTTTGAGGAAATCGGGCCTGGAGATGTTTTAACCAAGTTGGTGCAGAAGATACGTGAGCAGGCAGAGCCACTTGTAATTACAGACGATGAAGAAACCGAAGGCATACAGGAGCAGAGCTGTAATACATCTTTGGGTATTACGGCTTATTCTTTGGGTGATGCCGGATTTAAAAAGGATTACAATCTTAAATATGTATATTTGACAGGTGCAATGTATAGGGGAATAGCCTCCAAAGAAATGGTAGTGAGCATGGGTAAAGCTGGGATGATGGGCTTTTTTGGCACAGGTGGGCTGAAACTGAATCAAATCGAAGAAGCAATTAAGTACATACAAAAAGAACTGTCAGGCGGACAAGCATATGGGATGAATTTGCTGCATAACCCGAACAACCCTGAAAAGGAGGAAGACATCGCAGACTTGTATATAAAATACAGGGTAAAAAATGTTGAGGCTTCGGCATATATGAGTATAACTCCAGCGCTAATTAAATACCGTGTTCAGGGGTTAAGGCGCAATCCTGATGGGACGGTTTCGGGTAGTAACCGGATAATAGCTAAGGTGTCAAGGCCTGAGATTGCTGAAATTTTTTTGAGTCCTGCACCCGAACGTATTGTAGATAAGATGGTTCAGGAAAACAGGATTACCAGAGAACAAGCTGAACTGTTAGAAGAAATACCAGTAGCAGATGATTTATGTGTAGAAGCAGATTCTGGCGGACATACCGATGGTGGTGTAGCATATGCCCTAATGCCGGCCATGACTAAGCTGCGGGATGAAATGACCAACAGGTATGGATATCGTAAAAAGGTAAGAGTTGGTGCTGCCGGAGGGATAGGTACTCCTGCGGCTGCAGCAGCGGCCTTTATCTTGGGCGCTGATTTTATTCTAACGGGGTCTGTCAATCAATGTACTGTAGAGGCAGGTACAAGTGAAGCAGTAAAAGATTTGCTGCAGCAGATGAATGTACAAGATACTGAATATACACCTGCAGGAGATATGTTTGAGATTGGAGCTAAAGTTCAGGTATTAAGAAGAGGGGTGTTTTTCCCTGCAAGAGCCAATAAGCTTTACGAATTGTATCGCCAGTATAATTCATTAGACGAAATTGACGAAAAGAATAAAAAGCAAATTCAGAAAAAATACTTTAAACGGAGTTTTGAAGAAATCTACGAAGAAGTAAAACAGTATTGCCTGCCGCAAGAGATAGAGAATGCGGAACGAAACCAAAAACAAAAAATGGCGTTAATCTTTAGGTGGTATTTTGGTTACGCTACTGATTTGGCTTTAAACGGTACTTCGGGACAGCAAGTGGATTATCAGGTACTATGTGGTCCTGCTCTGGGGGCGTTTAACCAATGGGTTAAGGGAACTCCATTAGAAAATTGGAGAAACCGGCATGTTGACCAGATTGGGGAAAAGCTTATGAATGATACTGCGGAATTACTTAACCAGCGAGTCGGATCTATTAGCAGTTATTTTTCCCCGTCTTTATAG